The following proteins are co-located in the Leptospira weilii genome:
- a CDS encoding TonB-dependent receptor plug domain-containing protein yields MGSIKYIRLLEYSIILFFSIFVSGIAARDNSSSKIAQKTDSVQKAETVRVIGKVSDSGSQNFRSNPSGFQSAIKLDETSARYTSLPEVLEREAGLRVRSFGGLGSYSTLSIRGTNPNQSRIYLDGIPLNNSQGGEVNLADLPFDSLESVEVYRSGNPIGFSGSAIGGGVNLVTRKDTNKPRTRINIGGGSFNTGKASLSHTGTYNGVGASFLALGEKSDQNFSFKNDHGTVVLNTLDDTIDRRRNAAFERAALFGTLKYQIGKTELKLLNDFNHRIHGLPGPGSNQTNRVHRKYDRYMGSFATDTKGLFVDSFRLETRSFYTAAKDDLFDPGSEFSKGTPNSRAEIRQMGVQLIPTLYLTDYYQILRAFVSLEKESFDRNRLTPSNVIGRAEPLKERMYSSFRLEDEVRLWNAKVLLIPSVTWDHYKDRFPSEEPWYRRQDPLAGDQKKTTFTNPKFGFVWKLFEKETWDIQFQANVSKQYRIPSFLEMFGEQGSIIANPNLRPEKSGNGDAGFVFKTNHSHLKTKTSVSYFSKDIKDMILFLPNSQFTLRPENVDSARIRGVEFSHRIDWKYGIKFLFNYTYQDAINTSSSVYLRGKILPLRSRHEFASTLSRKGKRSEIGIELLYIGAVFRDRTNEYVNYIPARQIWNYFFTWVLYSEPGEPVKDSLGNSKESAPAKEFLLTFEVKNFTDRRVSDLIGYPLPGRSWYATLSVRF; encoded by the coding sequence ATGGGATCGATAAAATACATTCGACTTTTAGAATATTCTATAATACTGTTTTTTTCTATTTTTGTTTCTGGGATTGCCGCTCGGGATAATTCAAGCTCCAAGATCGCTCAAAAAACGGATTCGGTTCAAAAGGCAGAAACCGTCCGGGTGATCGGAAAGGTTTCCGACTCTGGTTCCCAAAACTTTCGATCCAATCCGAGCGGATTTCAATCCGCGATCAAACTCGACGAAACTTCCGCGCGTTATACGTCCTTGCCCGAGGTTTTGGAAAGAGAGGCCGGACTCAGGGTCAGATCCTTCGGGGGCTTGGGTTCCTATTCCACACTTTCCATCCGAGGCACGAACCCCAATCAATCCAGGATCTATTTGGATGGAATTCCTCTGAATAATTCTCAAGGCGGAGAAGTCAATCTCGCGGATTTGCCCTTTGATAGTTTGGAAAGCGTGGAAGTCTACCGATCGGGGAATCCGATCGGATTTTCCGGATCCGCGATCGGTGGCGGCGTCAATCTCGTCACGAGAAAGGACACGAACAAACCCAGAACGAGAATCAACATCGGAGGAGGTTCGTTTAATACCGGTAAGGCGAGTCTTTCGCATACCGGAACGTACAACGGAGTCGGGGCGAGTTTTTTGGCGCTCGGCGAAAAATCGGATCAGAACTTTTCTTTTAAAAACGATCACGGGACCGTAGTTTTAAACACATTAGACGATACGATTGATCGGAGAAGGAACGCGGCGTTCGAAAGAGCGGCGCTTTTCGGTACGCTCAAGTATCAAATCGGCAAAACGGAACTGAAATTATTAAACGACTTCAATCATAGAATTCATGGTCTTCCCGGACCGGGTTCCAACCAAACGAATCGGGTTCATAGAAAATACGATCGATACATGGGTTCGTTTGCGACGGACACGAAAGGATTGTTCGTCGATTCGTTTCGATTGGAAACGAGAAGTTTTTATACCGCGGCCAAGGACGATCTTTTCGATCCCGGCTCCGAATTTTCCAAAGGAACCCCGAATTCCAGAGCGGAAATCAGACAGATGGGAGTTCAACTGATACCCACTTTGTATCTTACGGATTATTACCAGATCCTAAGAGCGTTTGTTTCTTTGGAAAAGGAATCCTTTGATCGCAATAGGCTGACTCCTTCCAATGTTATCGGAAGAGCGGAGCCTTTAAAAGAAAGAATGTATTCTTCCTTTCGTTTGGAAGACGAAGTCCGCCTTTGGAACGCGAAGGTTCTTTTGATTCCTTCCGTGACTTGGGATCACTACAAGGATCGTTTTCCTTCGGAAGAACCTTGGTATAGAAGACAGGATCCCTTGGCGGGAGATCAGAAAAAAACTACATTCACAAATCCTAAATTCGGTTTTGTATGGAAGTTGTTCGAAAAGGAAACTTGGGACATTCAATTTCAGGCGAACGTTTCCAAACAATATAGAATTCCTTCCTTTTTGGAAATGTTCGGAGAACAGGGGAGTATCATCGCAAATCCGAATCTGAGACCCGAAAAAAGCGGCAACGGGGACGCCGGATTTGTGTTCAAAACGAATCATTCTCACTTGAAAACGAAGACAAGTGTCTCTTACTTTTCCAAAGATATCAAAGATATGATTTTGTTTCTTCCGAATTCTCAATTTACCCTGAGGCCGGAGAACGTGGATTCCGCGCGGATCAGAGGGGTCGAGTTCTCCCATCGGATAGATTGGAAATACGGGATTAAATTTTTGTTTAATTATACCTATCAGGATGCGATTAACACTTCCTCTTCCGTGTACCTACGCGGAAAAATTCTTCCTTTGAGGTCGAGACACGAGTTTGCGAGCACTCTTTCCCGGAAAGGAAAAAGATCGGAAATCGGGATCGAATTGTTGTATATCGGCGCGGTGTTTCGAGATAGAACAAACGAATACGTAAACTACATTCCCGCGAGACAGATTTGGAATTATTTCTTCACTTGGGTTTTGTACAGCGAACCGGGAGAACCGGTAAAGGATTCTCTCGGAAATTCGAAAGAATCCGCTCCCGCAAAGGAGTTCCTTTTAACCTTCGAGGTTAAGAATTTTACGGATCGAAGAGTTTCGGACCTGATCGGTTATCCGCTTCCGGGGAGAAGTTGGTACGCGACTCTGAGTGTGAGGTTTTGA
- a CDS encoding response regulator: MYDPQDQPISILYAEDNPQDSELTLRSLKRHNLANQVKLVRDGEEALEYLYATGRYENRDKTQLPSLILLDLKMPKVDGIEVLRRVRSEEFTKLLPVVILTSSAEEKDIVESYRLGVNSYVVKPLDFDKFSEVASEIGFYWILVNQFIGR, translated from the coding sequence ATGTATGATCCTCAGGACCAACCAATCTCGATCCTATACGCGGAAGACAATCCGCAAGACTCCGAACTTACTCTCAGAAGCTTAAAAAGACACAATCTCGCGAATCAGGTGAAACTCGTCAGAGACGGCGAAGAAGCCCTGGAATATTTATATGCGACCGGACGTTACGAAAATCGGGACAAAACACAATTACCTTCCCTAATTCTTTTAGATTTGAAGATGCCCAAAGTGGACGGAATCGAAGTGCTTCGAAGGGTAAGAAGCGAGGAATTTACGAAATTGCTTCCCGTGGTTATCCTAACTTCTTCCGCCGAAGAAAAGGACATCGTGGAGAGTTATAGACTCGGAGTGAACAGTTACGTCGTAAAACCTCTCGATTTCGACAAGTTTAGCGAAGTAGCCAGTGAGATAGGATTCTATTGGATTTTAGTGAATCAATTTATAGGTAGATGA
- a CDS encoding CapA family protein, with protein MKQSVIFSILFVSFLFSFKLSADSKTDTTIKIKAVGDMVPGTNFPQPLKIQDPRSFLFGKVESYLKGADVLFGNFESTLTNYPNTSKDTSRKMIFAFRTPPSYAKILKEVGFDILSIANNHSLDFHEQGFEDTQKNLSDAGIRYTGKKGMITYMNVKGISVAWIGFSHLKSHNNVNEIGAGVALVKEAKKKAQLVFISFHGGAEGGPALHVKNQMERFYGEYRGNLVEFSHSLIDAGADLVIGHGPHLVRAMELYKGRLIAYSLGNFMGYRALSSKGIVGYSLVLEVEVDVQGKFVKGKVIPLQLDSASIPEFDPEKKTIHLMKKLTKEDFPGKGPKIADDGSILP; from the coding sequence ATGAAACAAAGTGTAATTTTTTCCATTCTGTTCGTTTCCTTTCTTTTTTCGTTCAAACTTTCTGCGGATTCCAAGACTGATACCACAATTAAAATCAAAGCTGTGGGTGATATGGTTCCGGGTACGAATTTTCCCCAACCTTTGAAAATTCAGGATCCGAGATCGTTTTTGTTCGGAAAGGTGGAGAGTTATCTTAAGGGTGCGGATGTTCTTTTCGGGAATTTTGAAAGTACTCTGACGAATTATCCGAACACTTCCAAGGATACTTCCAGAAAAATGATCTTCGCGTTCAGAACGCCTCCTTCTTACGCGAAGATTTTAAAGGAGGTCGGATTTGATATTTTAAGTATTGCTAATAATCATTCTTTGGATTTTCACGAGCAGGGTTTCGAAGACACTCAGAAAAATCTTTCTGATGCCGGAATTCGTTATACCGGTAAAAAGGGAATGATTACGTATATGAACGTGAAAGGTATTTCCGTGGCTTGGATCGGTTTTTCTCATCTGAAGTCGCATAACAACGTGAACGAAATCGGAGCGGGTGTCGCTCTCGTAAAGGAAGCGAAGAAAAAAGCCCAACTCGTTTTTATTTCATTTCACGGTGGAGCGGAAGGTGGTCCGGCTCTTCACGTTAAAAATCAGATGGAACGTTTTTACGGAGAATACAGAGGAAACTTAGTCGAGTTTAGTCATTCTCTGATCGATGCGGGTGCGGATTTGGTGATCGGTCATGGTCCTCATTTGGTGCGTGCGATGGAATTGTATAAGGGAAGGTTGATCGCTTATTCTCTCGGTAACTTTATGGGTTATAGGGCTCTTTCTTCCAAAGGAATTGTCGGTTATTCTCTTGTCCTTGAAGTGGAAGTGGATGTTCAAGGCAAGTTCGTAAAAGGTAAGGTTATTCCCTTACAACTCGACTCGGCTTCGATTCCGGAGTTCGATCCCGAAAAGAAAACGATTCATCTGATGAAAAAATTAACCAAGGAAGATTTTCCAGGTAAGGGGCCTAAGATAGCGGACGACGGATCGATTTTGCCATGA
- a CDS encoding ankyrin repeat domain-containing protein, with translation MQEIFQAIAGGQKTKVIGLLKRDPSLFQSLTDEGITPVLFSLYYGKLDISKEIYDISSDRNLFEAAALGDLEETKRLVFGSSDMINSFSHDGWSALHLASYFGHLEIVKFLISSGANLGLTSKSKLSYGNTALHSAVATGKKAVVELLLEKGADANALQNPGGITPLHIAASRFGSDGIIQLLLEKGADKKIWNSEGKTPYTIALEKGNVVEAKLLEFT, from the coding sequence ATGCAAGAGATCTTTCAGGCGATAGCAGGCGGGCAAAAAACGAAAGTAATCGGTTTATTAAAAAGAGATCCGAGCCTTTTTCAGAGTTTAACGGATGAGGGAATCACTCCCGTTTTATTTTCTCTTTATTATGGGAAATTAGATATTTCTAAGGAGATATACGATATTAGCTCCGACCGAAATCTTTTCGAAGCTGCGGCGCTCGGAGATCTGGAAGAAACAAAACGATTGGTTTTTGGTTCTTCGGATATGATCAATTCCTTTTCCCACGACGGTTGGTCCGCCTTACATCTTGCTTCTTATTTTGGTCATCTGGAAATTGTAAAATTTTTAATCTCATCCGGAGCGAATCTTGGCCTCACTTCCAAAAGTAAATTGTCCTACGGAAACACAGCTCTGCATTCTGCCGTGGCAACTGGAAAAAAAGCCGTCGTAGAACTTCTTTTGGAAAAAGGCGCGGATGCGAATGCTCTCCAAAATCCGGGAGGCATCACTCCTTTGCACATCGCCGCGAGTCGTTTCGGAAGTGATGGTATCATTCAGTTACTCTTGGAAAAAGGCGCCGATAAAAAAATTTGGAATTCCGAGGGAAAAACTCCGTACACAATCGCATTAGAAAAAGGAAATGTGGTTGAGGCAAAGTTGTTAGAGTTCACATGA
- a CDS encoding esterase/lipase family protein — protein sequence MKFHFWFFLLLVLQCATYSTSSYSQFEQEKLVNLNSVSSNQLSLLTARYLKSNDLYDKFEKYPLVVIYDLDNDLITNKSRNLAYYLSELCYLTGNSLDMEDSQFAKMYASALVYAYTYLFDKKASPAPDPFSAEFRFALFTYNRSLAQLVRYAKKNRKLAAVTDLNLPLIRGTLQMSSAEVETAWSPQNFLQIEVTYDYRVKGFSNHISKYGIGTPVILNRNFPEKESRERIKYEFINGVGQAYPATAFVSLEESYLGNRDLTSLRAKIHVYDPVFRDQITLDGINLPMESDTTTPLAYMLTIAQQKDNLLAIFDGETGMSRKGLYLVYPYHKDKIPVVFLHGLASSPFIWFPMINELLSDPEIKAKYQFWVYWYPTVNPILFSAADFRDTLYDLRKTYDPNNEHKSFDQTVLVGHSMGGLIVKLAVTHSNKEQWMDAAKVPYSVFDTINEETKKEISRLMDFDPVPFVKRAIFIATPHKGSNLAEGILSSIARFLFIIPKEVVKKFEEGYKFLNPNYKKGDIVPKVYGVDGLAPKSLFMKVTKDYKPQVKFHSIIGNSKLADLNWISDTVVPYESSHLENSESETLIQSEHSVQNYPPTFLEVKRILKEHTP from the coding sequence ATGAAATTCCATTTTTGGTTCTTTCTACTTCTCGTTCTACAATGTGCCACTTATTCAACATCGAGTTATTCTCAATTTGAACAGGAAAAACTCGTAAACCTAAATAGCGTCTCTTCGAATCAACTCAGTCTTTTGACCGCCCGGTATTTGAAAAGCAACGACCTCTACGACAAGTTCGAAAAATATCCCCTAGTGGTAATTTACGATCTGGACAATGACTTGATCACAAATAAGTCTAGAAATCTTGCCTACTATCTTTCCGAACTCTGTTATCTCACGGGAAACTCTTTGGATATGGAAGATTCCCAATTCGCAAAGATGTATGCTTCCGCATTAGTTTATGCGTATACGTACTTGTTCGATAAAAAGGCTTCTCCGGCGCCAGACCCGTTCTCCGCGGAATTTAGATTTGCTTTGTTCACTTACAATCGTTCTCTAGCGCAACTGGTGCGTTACGCCAAAAAAAATCGGAAGTTGGCCGCAGTTACCGACTTAAATCTTCCTCTGATTCGAGGAACCTTACAGATGTCGAGCGCGGAAGTGGAAACAGCTTGGAGTCCTCAAAATTTTCTGCAAATCGAAGTTACTTACGACTATCGTGTCAAAGGTTTTTCCAATCATATCAGCAAGTACGGAATCGGAACTCCGGTAATTCTCAACCGTAATTTTCCGGAAAAAGAATCCCGGGAAAGAATCAAATACGAATTCATCAACGGAGTCGGACAGGCTTATCCCGCAACCGCATTCGTAAGCTTGGAGGAATCGTATTTAGGAAACAGAGACCTTACGAGCTTACGCGCTAAAATTCATGTCTATGATCCCGTTTTCCGAGATCAAATCACGTTAGACGGAATAAACCTACCCATGGAAAGCGATACGACCACTCCCCTCGCTTATATGTTAACGATTGCGCAACAAAAAGACAATTTACTGGCAATCTTTGACGGAGAAACCGGTATGTCCAGAAAGGGACTCTATCTCGTTTATCCCTATCATAAGGATAAAATTCCGGTTGTGTTTCTTCACGGTTTGGCGTCCTCGCCTTTCATTTGGTTTCCGATGATAAACGAACTCCTTTCCGATCCGGAAATTAAGGCGAAATACCAATTCTGGGTATATTGGTATCCCACGGTAAATCCGATCCTTTTTTCCGCAGCGGACTTTAGAGATACTTTATACGATCTTAGAAAGACTTACGACCCGAACAACGAACACAAAAGTTTCGATCAAACCGTTTTAGTCGGCCACAGTATGGGCGGATTGATTGTAAAATTAGCCGTGACACACAGTAACAAAGAACAATGGATGGACGCGGCCAAGGTTCCCTATTCCGTGTTCGACACGATAAACGAAGAAACCAAAAAAGAAATCAGCAGACTGATGGATTTCGATCCGGTACCTTTCGTAAAAAGAGCGATCTTCATAGCCACTCCGCACAAAGGATCGAATTTAGCGGAAGGAATTTTAAGTTCGATCGCAAGATTCCTTTTTATCATTCCCAAAGAAGTAGTCAAAAAATTCGAAGAAGGTTACAAATTTCTAAATCCTAACTACAAAAAAGGAGATATAGTTCCAAAAGTGTACGGAGTCGACGGACTTGCACCCAAAAGCCTTTTTATGAAAGTGACGAAAGACTACAAACCGCAAGTAAAGTTCCATTCCATTATCGGAAATTCTAAACTCGCCGATCTGAATTGGATCAGCGATACGGTCGTTCCGTATGAAAGTTCTCATCTGGAAAACTCGGAATCGGAAACGCTGATTCAGTCAGAACATTCGGTGCAAAATTATCCTCCTACTTTTTTAGAAGTAAAAAGAATTTTAAAAGAGCACACCCCATAA
- a CDS encoding sensor histidine kinase, translating to MLPLKNTIEKNIAYGLTGIVVLNFIMIGSAYYTLKQSLELKRWEVHTREVLLSIEETFSAFNETHAVLRAYILYLDQEQLNAYFKNKSLVLERTGKLRKSMIDHPGQQQRLSLIETYLSEKFSYMDKLISMRKHASMQNYLALFRSAQGKDLSEKIKSLIQDIKAEEFRLLDIRTNNSKMHLAISVTLLFSGITLNLLFIFLQNWSIYKESQRRQKAESVLEVSNQNLKTYSERLERSNKDLEAFSYSVSHDLRSPIRGILGFSKILLEDYGTELGEESRRIVNIIIQSSENMGELIDDLLEYSRLGRKEPIFSIVNMRVMVEKILEEMANYYPSIKMETIVGDLPPTKGDSGLLKQLLFNLISNSFKYSKKKENPKIEIGSYQNNGETVFFVKDNGAGFDMKYQHKLFNIFQRLHHADQFEGTGVGLAIVKRVIERHNGKVWGNSKLNEGACFYFTLGVDDNHV from the coding sequence GTGCTTCCTTTGAAAAATACAATTGAAAAGAATATCGCCTACGGATTGACCGGGATTGTCGTATTGAACTTCATTATGATCGGATCCGCATATTACACATTGAAACAATCCTTGGAACTCAAAAGATGGGAAGTGCATACCCGAGAAGTGCTTTTGAGCATAGAAGAAACTTTTTCCGCTTTTAACGAAACCCATGCCGTCTTAAGAGCTTATATTTTATATCTGGACCAAGAACAACTAAACGCTTATTTCAAAAACAAAAGCCTGGTTTTGGAACGAACTGGAAAACTTCGAAAAAGCATGATCGATCACCCTGGCCAACAACAAAGGCTTTCTCTCATAGAAACCTACTTGAGCGAAAAGTTTTCCTACATGGACAAATTGATTTCGATGAGAAAACACGCATCCATGCAAAATTATTTGGCACTATTTCGCTCCGCACAGGGAAAAGACCTATCGGAAAAAATCAAATCCCTCATTCAGGATATAAAAGCGGAGGAATTTCGACTCCTAGACATACGAACAAACAATTCGAAAATGCATCTGGCGATATCGGTCACTCTGCTTTTCTCCGGAATCACATTGAATCTTCTTTTCATTTTCCTTCAAAACTGGTCTATCTATAAGGAAAGTCAACGTCGTCAAAAAGCGGAAAGCGTATTGGAAGTATCCAATCAGAATCTCAAAACTTATTCGGAGCGATTGGAAAGATCCAATAAGGACTTAGAAGCATTTTCCTATTCCGTTTCGCACGACCTTCGCTCTCCGATTCGAGGAATATTAGGATTTTCTAAAATTTTACTCGAAGATTACGGAACGGAACTCGGGGAGGAAAGCCGTAGAATCGTCAACATCATCATTCAAAGCTCCGAGAACATGGGAGAACTCATAGACGATCTTCTGGAATATTCAAGATTGGGAAGAAAAGAACCCATATTCTCCATTGTGAATATGCGGGTTATGGTAGAAAAGATTCTGGAAGAAATGGCGAACTATTATCCGAGTATAAAAATGGAAACTATTGTGGGCGATCTTCCCCCTACAAAAGGAGACTCCGGTCTCCTTAAACAACTTTTATTCAATTTGATTTCCAATTCCTTCAAATATTCCAAAAAGAAAGAAAATCCGAAAATCGAAATCGGATCGTATCAAAACAACGGAGAGACCGTATTTTTTGTAAAAGACAACGGCGCGGGATTCGATATGAAATACCAACATAAACTATTCAATATTTTTCAGAGGCTACATCACGCAGACCAGTTCGAAGGAACCGGAGTCGGACTTGCCATCGTAAAAAGAGTGATCGAAAGACATAACGGTAAGGTTTGGGGAAATAGCAAATTGAACGAAGGCGCTTGTTTTTATTTTACCCTAGGAGTTGACGACAATCATGTATGA
- a CDS encoding leucine-rich repeat domain-containing protein yields the protein MNFRLKLVSIQKIATIHLLFFLCFFCKEQTERLDKGIYVDFKKALRNPKDAQILVLSSQELTVLPWEVGNLGNLQELNLAFNELSTIPEEIKRLQKLQSLDLYGNRLEALPPEIGQLQNLSWLSLSKNQLATLPAEIKLLQNLQYLNLSKDRLTILPKGIGELSNLKILNVSYNKVSVFPEEIGKLQNLKDLDLSNNRIQVVSEKVGKLRNLERLNLIENRLTVLPKEIGQLQNLQTLNLGYNKLANIPKEIGELRSLKELDLSDNELKVLPKELGTIANLQSLKLNDNRIVNLPKEIELLQNLRSLDLSGNQFKVLPKEIGRLQNLQSLDLSDNQFTTLPSEVGELRNLKKLNIDSNPLLPGEKDKIQNLLPNCEIDSSYAGKDDQIYYDLNIASENPLKVLNLSLEYKEYESFYNFPKKILEFRNLRGLGLYDVGLEIIPKEIRRLQNLETLRLGLNRLKTLPKEIGQLKNLRGLSLEANELKTLPKEIEQLQNLRGLNLHQNRFKIFPKEIGQLRKLQKLDLSVNQLTTLPAEIGQLQNLQELNLSDNPLSLKEKERIRKLLPNCKIDFGDHL from the coding sequence ATGAACTTTCGTTTAAAGTTAGTTAGTATTCAAAAAATTGCGACGATTCATCTTTTATTTTTTCTTTGTTTTTTCTGTAAAGAACAAACGGAGAGACTGGATAAAGGTATCTACGTAGATTTTAAAAAAGCTCTCCGAAATCCAAAAGATGCCCAAATTCTAGTCTTAAGTTCTCAAGAGCTTACGGTTCTTCCTTGGGAAGTCGGGAATTTGGGAAATTTACAAGAACTTAATTTAGCATTCAACGAACTCTCGACGATTCCGGAAGAGATCAAGCGATTGCAAAAATTACAAAGTCTAGATTTATATGGAAATCGACTTGAAGCACTTCCTCCCGAAATCGGACAACTGCAGAATTTAAGTTGGCTGAGCTTGAGTAAAAATCAATTAGCGACTCTTCCGGCAGAAATAAAACTACTTCAGAATCTACAATATTTAAATTTAAGTAAAGATCGTCTCACTATTCTACCGAAAGGAATCGGAGAACTTAGTAATTTAAAAATATTGAATGTTTCATATAATAAAGTTTCGGTTTTTCCCGAAGAAATCGGGAAATTGCAAAATTTAAAAGATTTGGATTTGAGCAATAACCGGATTCAGGTGGTTTCAGAGAAGGTCGGGAAACTTCGAAATTTAGAACGACTGAATTTAATTGAAAACCGTCTTACGGTTTTGCCTAAAGAGATCGGACAACTTCAGAATTTGCAAACCTTAAATTTGGGTTATAATAAACTCGCGAATATTCCTAAAGAAATCGGAGAACTCCGGAGTTTAAAAGAGTTGGATTTAAGCGATAACGAACTGAAGGTTTTACCAAAAGAATTGGGAACGATCGCAAATTTGCAAAGTTTGAAATTAAACGACAACCGGATTGTAAATTTACCGAAAGAAATAGAACTACTTCAAAATTTACGGAGTTTGGACTTAAGCGGCAATCAATTTAAGGTTTTACCGAAAGAAATCGGGCGGCTTCAAAATTTACAAAGTTTGGATTTGAGCGATAATCAATTTACAACTCTTCCCAGTGAAGTCGGGGAACTCCGAAATTTAAAAAAATTAAATATTGATTCAAATCCTCTTCTACCCGGAGAAAAGGATAAAATTCAAAACCTGCTTCCAAATTGCGAAATTGACTCAAGCTATGCAGGCAAAGACGATCAAATTTATTACGATTTAAATATAGCTAGTGAAAACCCTTTAAAAGTTCTGAATTTAAGCCTTGAATACAAAGAGTACGAAAGTTTTTACAATTTTCCGAAAAAAATCTTGGAATTTCGAAATTTACGAGGGTTGGGTTTATACGACGTTGGACTTGAGATTATTCCTAAGGAAATCAGAAGACTTCAAAATTTAGAGACTTTAAGATTAGGTTTAAATCGACTCAAAACTCTTCCTAAAGAGATCGGACAATTGAAAAATCTAAGAGGTTTGAGCTTGGAAGCGAACGAATTGAAAACTCTTCCTAAAGAAATCGAACAGCTTCAGAATTTAAGAGGTTTGAACCTGCATCAAAATCGATTTAAAATCTTTCCCAAAGAAATCGGACAACTGAGGAAACTACAAAAGTTAGATTTGAGCGTTAACCAATTGACGACTCTTCCTGCCGAAATCGGACAACTGCAAAATTTACAAGAGTTGAATTTGAGTGACAATCCTCTCTCGCTCAAAGAAAAAGAAAGAATTCGAAAGTTGTTACCGAATTGCAAAATTGATTTTGGAGATCACTTGTAG
- a CDS encoding class I SAM-dependent methyltransferase, with translation MASYYSEEYFLKRSDRGYDNYFSNSIRNDISRVFELNLKDLDFQTWENTLRTEKRCLDVGCAAGYFVDYMQRRGWDSHGMDIAETPVKFAREKLKLKVEQIDFLEWKPSETEKFDLITLWASIEHLHKPKETLEKIYTHLKPEGRIILSTCRWGTLAKLQGPSWRYLNVPEHLYYYSLPGIVKLCDSLGFQKKKHVTYGSGLTTKKEASLFYKTLKHIADPTVKLLDQGDMMALCFGK, from the coding sequence GTGGCCTCCTATTATTCGGAAGAATATTTTTTAAAACGAAGCGACCGAGGTTATGACAATTATTTTTCGAATTCGATCAGAAACGACATCTCTAGAGTATTCGAACTCAACTTGAAAGATCTGGATTTTCAGACCTGGGAAAATACCTTGCGAACTGAAAAGCGTTGTCTTGATGTCGGTTGCGCGGCCGGTTATTTTGTAGACTACATGCAAAGGAGAGGATGGGATTCCCATGGAATGGACATCGCCGAAACCCCCGTCAAATTTGCCCGCGAAAAATTAAAGCTCAAAGTGGAACAAATCGACTTTTTGGAATGGAAGCCTTCCGAAACGGAAAAGTTCGATCTAATCACTCTCTGGGCTTCTATCGAACATCTTCACAAACCCAAAGAAACATTAGAGAAAATTTATACGCACCTCAAACCCGAAGGAAGAATCATCCTCTCCACCTGTAGATGGGGAACTCTCGCAAAACTGCAAGGCCCTTCCTGGAGATACTTGAACGTTCCTGAACATCTTTATTACTATTCACTGCCTGGAATCGTAAAACTCTGCGATTCTCTCGGGTTTCAAAAGAAAAAACACGTCACATACGGAAGCGGACTTACAACAAAAAAAGAAGCTTCCTTATTTTATAAAACCCTAAAACACATCGCCGATCCCACGGTAAAGCTCCTGGACCAAGGCGATATGATGGCCCTATGTTTCGGAAAATAA
- a CDS encoding IS5 family transposase → MDLSNDQWKILEPLIIEPNVREDGKGRPRMDARSILNGILWILRTGAQWKELPDRYPPYQTCHRRFQEWNRNGTMRNMIRSLASDLKERGGIDIEESFIDGTFVPAKKGVQKWGKPNVGRVQRSWQSETAKVFLSPFARKMLRPMKSR, encoded by the coding sequence ATGGATTTAAGCAACGATCAATGGAAAATATTGGAGCCTCTGATAATTGAGCCTAACGTTCGTGAAGATGGAAAAGGTCGTCCTCGTATGGATGCTCGTTCAATCTTAAATGGAATTCTTTGGATATTGCGCACAGGAGCTCAGTGGAAGGAATTGCCGGATCGTTATCCTCCATATCAAACATGCCATCGTCGCTTTCAAGAATGGAACCGAAATGGAACGATGCGGAATATGATTCGTAGTTTAGCCTCCGATTTGAAAGAACGCGGAGGAATAGATATAGAAGAATCCTTTATAGACGGCACATTTGTTCCTGCAAAAAAAGGGGTCCAAAAGTGGGGAAAACCAAACGTGGGAAGGGTACAAAGATCATGGCAATCGGAGACAGCCAAGGTCTTCCTATCGCCTTTTGCACGGAAAATGCTTCGCCCCATGAAGTCACGTTAG